A region of the Candidatus Uhrbacteria bacterium genome:
ACTATGGTCATCACCCGACCGCTGTTGCTGCGACGCTCGAGGCCGCCAAGGCATTTTATCCTGGCCGACGTATCGTGCTGGCGTTTCAACCGCATCAACGGCGTCGCACGCGTGACTTCTTTTTGGATTTTGTTCCGAGCTTTGATCGAGCGGATGCCTTGTTGTTGGTGGAGATTTATGATGTGGCTGGCCGGGAATCGCCAGAGGATGAATCCGTAAGCTCTCGCGATTTGCAGGATGCGATTGTGCGGCATGATGCGGATCGTGCAACGGTGCGCTCCGTCGACTTTGCGCCAAACTCGGATGAAGCGCTGGCGATCTTGCGTCGATGGAAACGTCAGGGGGATGTAATTATTGTTATGGGTGCCGGAGATATTTATAAAATGGCCGATAAAATCATGGATGTATGATGCCGCTTACGGAAGAAAAGATTGCTGCGTTTTATGCGCGTATTCCATCGGTACAGCGGGATGAGCCGATGGCAAAACGGACGAGCTTTCGTGTTGGAGGAAATGCCAAATTGCACGTCACAGCCAATTCATCTGAATCGTTGATTGAAGCGGTGACGGCCGCCTTGGATTTTGATATCCCGTTTTATGTCTATGGCGGGGGATCGAATTTGCTGGTGTCTGACGATGGTTATGAGGGTGTGATGATTCAGGCGGGGAATCGTATGATCACGCTTCACGCTTCACGCGTCACGGTTGAGGCTGGGGCAATCACGGGAATGGTAGCGAGGCAGTCAGTCGACGCAGGGCTGACGGGGTTTGAGTGGGCGATTGGGGTGTTAGGGACGATTGGTGGCGCCGTGTATGGAAATGCGGGTTGTTACGGTGGGGAGATGAAGGATTCGGTGCTATCGGTGGAAGTTTTTGATTTGAATACGCATGAGAGAAAAATGCTATCGAATAGCGAGTGCGAGTTTGTGTATCGCGGGAGCATGTTTAAGCATCGTCCGTATCTTATTTTGTCGACAACATTGCAGTTGAAACCTACGAGCGATATCGTCGCGGGAAAAACGCGCATGGAAGAAATTATGAAGATGCGGAAAGAGAAGCAGCCTTTAGATGCATCGAGTGCTGGTTGCGCGTTCAAGAATTTTGAATTTAGCGATGAATCGGCGCTGGATATTTTGAAACGTTCGGTAGAAGTTCCGGAATCGATGATCAAAAATAAATCCGTGTCAGCGGGTTGGTTGATCGACCAAGCGGGAATGATGGGCGAGTCTGTCGGCGATGCGCAAGTGAGTACAAAGCATGGAAATTTTTTCTTGAACAAGGGGCAGGCTCGTGCGCAGGATATTTTGGCGTTGATTTCTCGAGTAAAAATGAAGGTTCGGGACGAGTTCGGTATCGAGATGCAGGAGGAGGTGCAATTGGTTGGGTTTTAGACTTGCGAGTCAGGCGACCGAGGTTTACGATTTTAGAGTATGACTATCAATATTCTTGCAAAGGACATCGAGCTTACGCCGGCTATCAGAGAATACGCCGAGGAAAAGATGCAGAGCTTGGAAAAATATCTAGAATCCATCCGACATACCGATGTTGAGGTTGGTATGGCGGAAGGTCATCAGCATTCCGGAAAAATCTTCATGTGCAAGGCGAATGTACAGATTGGCGGCGAAACGATTTTGGTTGAGCGCGAGGCGGATGATCTCTATAAGGCGATTGATAAGGTAAAAGATCATTTGCGCGAGACAATTACGCAATGGAAAAAGAAAATGGAGGAGCGCGATAAGTCCTAAGATTAGGTTAAAAAGACGCCTTGTAAGAGGCGTCTTTTTAGGCTAAGATCGGCCAACTATGAAGTTTCTTACCAAGCTGTTTGGTGACCCGAATGCGCGTGAAGTGGCGCGATTGCGGGCTATCGTCGAGCAGGCCAAAACGCATGAAGCTGCCATGCAGGCTCTTGCAGATAGTGATTTTGGCTCCAAGACGGCTGAGTTTAAGGAACGTTTGGCAAAAGGCGAGTCGAGCGATGCGTTTTTGCCAGAAGCTTTTGCCTTGGTACGCGAGGTTTCACGCCGCAAGCTTGGTCAGCGTCAGTATGACGCGCAGTTGATCGGTGGATTAGCGCTGCATCGCGGAATGATTGCGGAAATGCGTACGGGTGAAGGAAAGACGCTTACCGCTACGGCGCCGGTGTATTTGAATGCGCTTTCCGGAAAGGGTGTGCACGTTATTACGGTGAACGATTATCTTGCACGACGCGACGCGGTTTGGATGGGTCAGGTGTATCACGCGCTTGGACTTTCTGTTGCGTGTATCCAGCATGCGGGAAGTTTTGTGTATGACCCGGAATTCAAAGCCGAGGAAAAACATGACGAGAATCGCGACGCGACCGGATCATTCCGTGTCGACATGGATTATTTGCGTCCGGTTTCGCGTCGCGAGGCTTATGCGGCTGATATCACCTACGGAACCAACAATGAATTTGGTTTCGACTTTTTGCGTGACAACATGGTTCAGCGCGCAGAAGAAATGGTTCAGCGTGAATTGCATTATGCGGTAGTCGATGAAGTCGACTCGATTTTGATCGATGAAGCGCGCACGCCTCTTATCATCAGTGCTCCGGCGGAAGAAGCGACGGAAGAATATTTCCGTTTTGCCGATGTGGTCGGAAAGTTGGTGCAGGAAGAAGATTATAAGCTCGATGAAAAACAGCGTGCATCGACATTGACCGAGGCAGGTGTTGCCAAGCTTGAGCGCTTGTTGAATATCGAGAATTTGTATGTTCAGGGCGGCATGCGCACGGTGCATCATATTGAGCAGGCTTTGCGCGCCAAGGCTTTGTTTAAACTTGATCGCGATTATGTGGTGCGTGACGGAGAAGTGATGATTGTGGATGAATTTACGGGCCGTTTGATGCCGGGACGCCGTTATTCAGAAGGTTTGCATCAGGCTATCGAGGCCAAGGAACGCGTGAAAGTTCAGCGCGAGTCGATTACGCTGGCGACGATTACGTTCCAAAACTATTTCCGTTTGTACGAGAAGCTTTCTGGAATGACGGGTACCGCTGCAACGGAAGCAGAAGAATTCCACAAGATTTACAAGTTGGAGGTTTTGTCGATTCCGACGAATAAAGATAATCAGCGTATCGATCTGCCGGATCGTGTTTATAAGAACGAGATCGGTAAGTTTCGTGCCGCTGTGCGCGAGATCAAGATGCGTCATGAAACGGGTCAGCCGGTGCTGGTTGGTACCGTGTCGATCGAGAAGAACGAATTGCTTTCGGAATTGCTTCGCCAGGAAGGCGTGCCGCATGAAGTGTTGAATGCCAAGAACCATGCGCGTGAAGCCGAGATTATCGCTCAGGCAGGTCGTAAGGGTGCGGTAACCGTGGCAACGAACATGGCTGGCCGTGGTGTCGATATTTTGCTTGGTGGAAATCCTCCGACGCAGGAAGAGGCAGATGAGGTGCGCAAACTTGGCGGTTTGCATGTGCTTGGTACGGAGCGTCATGAGTCGCGTCGTATCGATAATCAGCTGCGAGGACGTTCTGGCCGTCAGGGTGATCCTGGTTCAACGCAGTTTTACGTCTCGATGGAGGATGATTTGATGCGCATCTTTGGATCGGATCGCATGAAGTCGATGATGGAGCGCTTGGGTGTGCCGGAAGATGAAGCGATCGAAAATAAAGTATTAACAAGCTCGCTTGCTGCGGCCCAGCGCAAAGTGGAAGGTCATAACTTTGATATCCGTAAGCACTTGCTTGAGTATGATGACGTGCTTAATAAGCATCGCATGGTGATCTACAAGAAGCGCCGCGATTTATTGAAGGCGAGCATGGAGCGCACGGAAAACAATGAAAGCCCGCTCAAGCCGCTTATTATGGAGATGGTGGAGGGAGAAGTTGAACAGATGGTTTCCTTCCATACGTCGGCCGAGAATGCGGCGGATTGGGATTTGGATCAGCTTGCAGAAGCTGCGTCCGCGATTTTGCCTAAAGGCGTTGATGTCCGAGGACAATTACAAGCGGCGAGCGAGAATAAGGATGGCCGCGAGAATCTTGTCTTGATGCGTACGGCTTTGGTCGAGACGCTGCTTAAGCTTGCTCGTGAAGCCTATGAAGCCTTGAGCAAGCAGGCGGGTGATCCTGGTTTGCAGGCGGAAGTTGAAAAAGCGGTTGCGGTGCGTGCGCTTGATGATCTTTGGATTGCGCATTTGGAGAACATGGATTATCTCCGTCATGGTGTTGGTTTGCAGGGTTATGGCCAACGTGATCCGCTCGTTGAGTATAAGCGCGAGGCGTATCGCATGTTCCATGGATTGCTTGGCACATTGAATCAGCGCGTTGCGTCGACTATTTTTAAGGTGCAAATTGCCCGCGAGACGGCTGAAGAGGAATTGCGCCGATTGCAGTCGCAGGCCAAGCCGATTGAGTTATCGGGCCCGCAGAAAGAGACAGAGAGCGTTTCTGTGCCATCATCGGAGGAAAAGAAAGCGATGGGGGATGTTGGGAGAAATGATCCGTGTCCTTGCGGAAGTGGAAAGAAGTATAAGAAGTGTCACGGGGTGTAGAATAATTGCATGATCTATTTCATCACTGGTAATGACAAGAAGTTTGCCGAGATGAAGGCGGTGTTGCCGGAGATCGAGCGAATGGATATTGATTTGCCTGAAATCCAAGCAATGGATTCTCAAGCGATTATTCGAGCAAAGCTGCAAGAGGCATTACGACATACGGATGGAGAATGCATCGTGGAGGATACTTCCGTTTCTTTGGAGTGTTTGAATGGGCTTCCCGGACCGTTGATTAAGTGGTTTTTGTTGAAGATGGGTATTGAGGGATTAGCATCGATGGCGGAAAAGCTCGGAAATGATCGTGCGATAGCGACTGTTGTTATTGGTTACGCAAAGAATGCTGATGAAGTGATGTTCTTTGAGGGCTCGATTCCTGGGAGAATTGTTCAGCCGAGAGGTGATCGTTCTTTTGGTTGGGATCCGATTTTTTTACCGGATGGATTTGATCAGACGTTTGCCGAGATGGGAGTCGAGGAAAAGAGTGCTGTTAGTATGCGCAGGATAGCCGCGGAAAAGCTCGCCAAGCATTTACAGCAGTAAATTCTTTATCTTATTAAAGGTGGTGGGTTTTCTGCCGTGTAAGAATATGAATGAAACTTCCAAGACGTTGACCCTTGTTTATCTCCGTAGAGGTGATGAGATTCTTTTAGGTTACAAGAAGCGGGGATTTGGAATGGGGCAGTGGAATGGGCTGGGTGGAAAAGTTGAAGAAGGGGAGGATATTGGTTTGGGTGCGCGACGTGAAGTGAAA
Encoded here:
- the murB gene encoding UDP-N-acetylmuramate dehydrogenase, with protein sequence MMPLTEEKIAAFYARIPSVQRDEPMAKRTSFRVGGNAKLHVTANSSESLIEAVTAALDFDIPFYVYGGGSNLLVSDDGYEGVMIQAGNRMITLHASRVTVEAGAITGMVARQSVDAGLTGFEWAIGVLGTIGGAVYGNAGCYGGEMKDSVLSVEVFDLNTHERKMLSNSECEFVYRGSMFKHRPYLILSTTLQLKPTSDIVAGKTRMEEIMKMRKEKQPLDASSAGCAFKNFEFSDESALDILKRSVEVPESMIKNKSVSAGWLIDQAGMMGESVGDAQVSTKHGNFFLNKGQARAQDILALISRVKMKVRDEFGIEMQEEVQLVGF
- the secA gene encoding preprotein translocase subunit SecA, whose protein sequence is MKFLTKLFGDPNAREVARLRAIVEQAKTHEAAMQALADSDFGSKTAEFKERLAKGESSDAFLPEAFALVREVSRRKLGQRQYDAQLIGGLALHRGMIAEMRTGEGKTLTATAPVYLNALSGKGVHVITVNDYLARRDAVWMGQVYHALGLSVACIQHAGSFVYDPEFKAEEKHDENRDATGSFRVDMDYLRPVSRREAYAADITYGTNNEFGFDFLRDNMVQRAEEMVQRELHYAVVDEVDSILIDEARTPLIISAPAEEATEEYFRFADVVGKLVQEEDYKLDEKQRASTLTEAGVAKLERLLNIENLYVQGGMRTVHHIEQALRAKALFKLDRDYVVRDGEVMIVDEFTGRLMPGRRYSEGLHQAIEAKERVKVQRESITLATITFQNYFRLYEKLSGMTGTAATEAEEFHKIYKLEVLSIPTNKDNQRIDLPDRVYKNEIGKFRAAVREIKMRHETGQPVLVGTVSIEKNELLSELLRQEGVPHEVLNAKNHAREAEIIAQAGRKGAVTVATNMAGRGVDILLGGNPPTQEEADEVRKLGGLHVLGTERHESRRIDNQLRGRSGRQGDPGSTQFYVSMEDDLMRIFGSDRMKSMMERLGVPEDEAIENKVLTSSLAAAQRKVEGHNFDIRKHLLEYDDVLNKHRMVIYKKRRDLLKASMERTENNESPLKPLIMEMVEGEVEQMVSFHTSAENAADWDLDQLAEAASAILPKGVDVRGQLQAASENKDGRENLVLMRTALVETLLKLAREAYEALSKQAGDPGLQAEVEKAVAVRALDDLWIAHLENMDYLRHGVGLQGYGQRDPLVEYKREAYRMFHGLLGTLNQRVASTIFKVQIARETAEEELRRLQSQAKPIELSGPQKETESVSVPSSEEKKAMGDVGRNDPCPCGSGKKYKKCHGV
- a CDS encoding non-canonical purine NTP pyrophosphatase; translated protein: MIYFITGNDKKFAEMKAVLPEIERMDIDLPEIQAMDSQAIIRAKLQEALRHTDGECIVEDTSVSLECLNGLPGPLIKWFLLKMGIEGLASMAEKLGNDRAIATVVIGYAKNADEVMFFEGSIPGRIVQPRGDRSFGWDPIFLPDGFDQTFAEMGVEEKSAVSMRRIAAEKLAKHLQQ
- the raiA gene encoding ribosome-associated translation inhibitor RaiA, coding for MTINILAKDIELTPAIREYAEEKMQSLEKYLESIRHTDVEVGMAEGHQHSGKIFMCKANVQIGGETILVEREADDLYKAIDKVKDHLRETITQWKKKMEERDKS